GTCACCGACCTCGCCGTGCAGCGCGCCGAAGCGACGGCGCTTAGTACCACAGTTTCAGGTCTGACCAGCCGGGCGCGCGCGGCAGACGCCGCGACAAAGGGGGCTCCGCCCGGCACTACGCACGTCGACCGGAGCGTGCCAGCGATTCAGCACCTCTTGGCCCGCCTCGTCTTCCAGCAACGCCCGCCGGATCCCCAGCGCGTCATCGCGTGCTCCCGCTGGCAACGCCGCCATCAAGAAGCCGCCCGTCGGGCGCACTTCCGCCCGCACAGACATGACCCGCAACTGTAGTACTAGGCATCGTGCTGGGGGAAATGGAGGCTCGGGAGAAGACGGCCTACGAGCGGGTGGACGATCTTCCACTCATCGACGACTAGTGTTCCCTCGGTGAGTATCGGGCGCGCAGCTCTTGCCCGCACCGTCGCGTGGCGTTCGTGTGGGATGAACCGAACCGTCGTCACCTCGCAGGATGCGGCCCGGATCTGGCCGCCTCTGGACAACCGACCGCGTTTCGTCGAGTCTAGCGCGAGGGCGAAGGTCTCACCGGTTACTCCCCTGCAGCACACAGCAAGTCGCCACCATCACTCGCGCGTCCGCGCGTGTGGGAGGTTGAGTATGAGTCAGAAGCCGCGAACCCTTCGATGGGCTCTCGATGAGCATTCGCACGCGAAGCACGCCGTCCTTCGAGAGTACCTGAAGGCGTGGCTGCCGATATCGGCCTTTTCGGAGGATTCGTTCCTCTTTGTGGACGGCTTCGCGGGCCCTGGTCGCTACTCGACCGGAGAGGAAGGCTCACCCATCATCGCCTTGCGTGCTTATCTGGAGCATAGGGCACGGCCGCACTTCACCGGCACTCCGTACTTCGCCTTTATCGAGGGTGACTGCGATCGGGCTGCCGCGCTGGAAGCGGAGGTGAAGCATACGCTCGACGGCGTGGCCTCTCCTCCGCCGTACGACGTGGAACACGGCACATTCCACGAGGTGCTGGCCTCGCTGCGCGATCACCTCACGGAGCGCCGGCTGCACCTGAAGCCGGCGTTTGTCATGGTTGATCCGTTCGGCATCGCGGACACGCCGATGTCGGATTTGGTTTGGCTGATATCGAATCCCAAATGCGAACTGTACGTGTCGTTGATGGCATCGTTCATCACACGCTTCGAAGGAACGGAGAGCTTCGAGCAAGCACTCGACGCGCTCTACGGCACCCACGCCTGGCACGACTTCACCGATCTGCCGCACCCGGAGAAGCGAGTGGCGCTGCTGAACCTGTATGAGCGGCAGTTGCGCACGGCGAGGCCGGGTCTGCTGGT
This region of Gemmatimonadaceae bacterium genomic DNA includes:
- the tcmP gene encoding three-Cys-motif partner protein TcmP; translation: MSQKPRTLRWALDEHSHAKHAVLREYLKAWLPISAFSEDSFLFVDGFAGPGRYSTGEEGSPIIALRAYLEHRARPHFTGTPYFAFIEGDCDRAAALEAEVKHTLDGVASPPPYDVEHGTFHEVLASLRDHLTERRLHLKPAFVMVDPFGIADTPMSDLVWLISNPKCELYVSLMASFITRFEGTESFEQALDALYGTHAWHDFTDLPHPEKRVALLNLYERQLRTARPGLLVLRFDLYDGNVYKYTIFHASRHERACERMKQAIWTLDPSGRFQFRGRGDVDQLSLFGPRPWSEALCRELLERIPPSPAWTMVAELEIYLRSDRTRFHPGQLKTALKDLERDGQIVADPSTRRRHGEFPSRTRVQRASP